A DNA window from Ipomoea triloba cultivar NCNSP0323 chromosome 10, ASM357664v1 contains the following coding sequences:
- the LOC116031855 gene encoding homeobox-leucine zipper protein ATHB-14-like isoform X1, with translation MALVMHRESSNSGGSNSSGKHQQHQMDSSKYVRYTPEQVEALERVYAECPKPSSLRRQQLIRECPILSNIEPKQIKVWFQNRRCREKQRKEASRLQTVNRKLTAMNKLLMEENDRLQKQVSQLVYENGYMRNQLHTVNTTTTDTSCESVVVSGQQQQQNPTPQHPQRDANNPAGLLAIAEETLAEFLGKATGTAVDWVQMIGMKPGPDSIGIVAVSRNCSGVAGRACGLVSLEPTKVAEILKDRPSWYRDCRCLDVLSVLPTGNGGTIELIYMQTYAPTTLASARDFWTLRYTTSLEDGSLVICERSLTSKTGGPSGAPATSFVRAEMLPSGYLIRPCEGGGSIIHIVDHVDLDAWSVPEVLRPLYESSKILVQKMTMAALRHIRQIAQETSGEIQYSGGRQPAVLRALSQRLCRGFNDAVNGFVDDGWTVLGSDGVEDVTIAINSSPSKFLGSQYNNLSMLPTFGGVLCARASMLLQNVPPALLVRFLREHRSEWADYGVDAYSAASLKASPYAVPCARPGGFPSSQVILPLAQTVEHEEFLEVVRLEGHAFSPEDIALSRDMYLLQLCSGIDENAAGACAQLVFAPIDESFGDDAPLLPSGFRVIPLEPKSDAPGTTRTLDLASTLEAGNGGSTRPPGGEVESNNNYNLRSVLTIAFQFTFENHYRDNVAAMARQYVRSIVSSVQRVAMAIAPSQLSSNLTPRPLPGSPEAITLARWICRSYRMHTGNELLQLESQAGDAVLKQLWHHSDAIMCCSVKMNASAVFTFANQAGLDLLETTLLALQDIMLDKILDEAGRKVLVSEFSKIMQQGFAYLPAGICVSSMGRPVSYEQAVAWKVLNDDDTNHCLAFMFVNWSFV, from the exons ATGGCTTTGGTTATGCACAGAGAATCATCCAACAGCGGTGGGAGTAACAGTAGCGGTAAACATCAGCAGCACCAGATGGATAGCAGCAAATATGTTAGGTACACTCCAGAGCAGGTGGAGGCTCTGGAGAGAGTGTATGCTGAGTGCCCAAAGCCCTCCTCTCTTAGGAGGCAACAGCTCATTAGGGAGTGCCCCATTCTCTCTAACATTGAGCCTAAACAGATCAAAGTCTGGTTCCAAAACAGAAG ATGCCgtgaaaaacaaagaaaagaagcTTCTCGTCTACAAACTGTTAACCGGAAGCTGACTGCTATGAACAAGCTTTTGATGGAAGAGAATGACCGTTTGCAGAAGCAGGTCTCTCAGCTAGTTTATGAGAATGGTTATATGAGAAACCAATTGCACACT GTTAACACTACGACCACAGATACCAGCTGTGAATCTGTGGTCGTGAGTGGTCAGCAGCAACAACAAAACCCAACACCCCAGCATCCTCAAAGGGATGCCAACAACCCAGCTGG CCTTCTCGCAATAGCTGAGGAGACCCTGGCAGAGTTCCTTGGAAAGGCTACTGGAACGGCTGTCGACTGGGTTCAGATGATTGGGATGAAG CCTGGTCCGGATTCCATTGGGATCGTTGCTGTTTCCCGCAACTGTAGCGGAGTAGCAGGACGAGCCTGTGGTCTTGTGAGCCTCGAGCCCACAAAG GTTGCTGAAATTCTAAAAGATCGTCCTTCCTGGTATCGTGATTGCCGTTGTCTTGATGTGCTGAGTGTACTCCCGACAGGGAATGGAGGGACGATTGAACTTATATACATGCAG acatatGCACCGACAACATTGGCGTCAGCTCGGGACTTTTGGACGCTCAGATATACTACGAGCTTGGAAGATGGCAGTCTTGTG ATATGCGAGAGATCTTTGACTTCTAAAACTGGTGGCCCGTCAGGAGCTCCTGCCACAAGCTTTGTGAGGGCAGAAATGCTACCGAGTGGCTATCTTATACGGCCTTGCGAGGGAGGGGGCTCCATTATTCACATTGTGGATCATGTTGATCTTGAT GCTTGGAGCGTTCCTGAAGTTCTGAGACCACTCTACGAGTCATCCAAGATTCTTGTACAGAAGATGACGATGGCT GCCTTGCGCCACATTCGACAAATTGCACAAGAAACGAGTGGAGAAATACAGTACAGTGGGGGCCGACAACCTGCAGTTTTGAGGGCTCTAAGTCAGAGACTATGCAG GGGATTCAATGATGCTGTTAACGGGTTTGTTGATGATGGATGGACGGTTCTAGGTAGTGATGGTGTAGAGGATGTAACCATTGCCATAAACTCGTCTCCGAGCAAATTTCTTGGTTCCCAGTATAATAATTTATCGATGCTTCCAACTTTTGGTGGAGTCCTGTGTGCAAGGGCGTCAATGCTGCTTCAG AATGTTCCCCCTGCTTTACTTGTTCGTTTCCTGAGGGAGCACCGTTCCGAGTGGGCCGACTATGGGGTCGATGCGTATTCTGCTGCTTCTCTTAAAGCTAGTCCATATGCTGTGCCTTGCGCAAGGCCCGGAGGCTTCCCTAGTAGCCAGGTCATTTTACCTCTCGCTCAGACTGTGGAGCACGAGGAG TTTCTGGAGGTGGTTCGTCTGGAGGGTCATGCCTTTTCTCCCGAGGACATAGCATTATCACGGGATATGTACTTGTTACAG CTATGCAGTGGCATTGATGAGAATGCTGCGGGAGCTTGTGCACAGCTTGTTTTTGCGCCAATTGATGAGTCTTTTGGCGATGATGCTCCTCTGCTCCCATCTGGTTTCCGTGTCATACCGTTGGAGCCAAAATCA GATGCACCCGGAACGACTCGAACCTTGGATTTAGCTTCTACCCTCGAAGCAGGAAACGGTGGAAGTACTCGTCCCCCTGGTGGTGAAGTTGAATCTAACAATAATTATAACCTCCGTTCTGTTCTGACAATTGCGTTCCAGTTTACTTTTGAGAACCATTATCGCGACAATGTTGCTGCTATGGCCCGTCAATATGTGCGTAGCATTGTAAGTTCTGTTCAGCGAGTGGCAATGGCCATCGCCCCGTCCCAACTCAGCTCCAATTTGACGCCAAGGCCATTACCTGGCTCCCCGGAAGCTATTACTTTGGCTCGATGGATCTGCAGGAGCTATAG AATGCATACTGGGAATGAACTGCTACAGTTAGAGTCACAAGCCGGTGATGCCGTTTTGAAACAACTCTGGCACCATTCCGATGCAATAATGTGCTGCTCCGTCAAAATGAAT GCTTCTGCAGTTTTCACATTTGCGAACCAGGCAGGGCTAGACTTGCTCGAAACCACTCTTCTCGCCCTCCAGGATATAATGCTTGATAAGATTCTAGATGAAGCTGGTCGGAAAGTTCTCGTCTCAGAGTTCTCGAAGATCATGCAGCAG GGGTTTGCGTATCTACCAGCCGGAATCTGCGTATCCAGCATGGGCAGGCCCGTGTCTTACGAACAAGCTGTCGCGTGGAAGGTTCTGAACGACGATGACACCAATCACTGCCTAGCTTTCATGTTCGTAAATTGGTCTTTCGTTTAA
- the LOC116031855 gene encoding homeobox-leucine zipper protein ATHB-14-like isoform X2, whose product MDSSKYVRYTPEQVEALERVYAECPKPSSLRRQQLIRECPILSNIEPKQIKVWFQNRRCREKQRKEASRLQTVNRKLTAMNKLLMEENDRLQKQVSQLVYENGYMRNQLHTVNTTTTDTSCESVVVSGQQQQQNPTPQHPQRDANNPAGLLAIAEETLAEFLGKATGTAVDWVQMIGMKPGPDSIGIVAVSRNCSGVAGRACGLVSLEPTKVAEILKDRPSWYRDCRCLDVLSVLPTGNGGTIELIYMQTYAPTTLASARDFWTLRYTTSLEDGSLVICERSLTSKTGGPSGAPATSFVRAEMLPSGYLIRPCEGGGSIIHIVDHVDLDAWSVPEVLRPLYESSKILVQKMTMAALRHIRQIAQETSGEIQYSGGRQPAVLRALSQRLCRGFNDAVNGFVDDGWTVLGSDGVEDVTIAINSSPSKFLGSQYNNLSMLPTFGGVLCARASMLLQNVPPALLVRFLREHRSEWADYGVDAYSAASLKASPYAVPCARPGGFPSSQVILPLAQTVEHEEFLEVVRLEGHAFSPEDIALSRDMYLLQLCSGIDENAAGACAQLVFAPIDESFGDDAPLLPSGFRVIPLEPKSDAPGTTRTLDLASTLEAGNGGSTRPPGGEVESNNNYNLRSVLTIAFQFTFENHYRDNVAAMARQYVRSIVSSVQRVAMAIAPSQLSSNLTPRPLPGSPEAITLARWICRSYRMHTGNELLQLESQAGDAVLKQLWHHSDAIMCCSVKMNASAVFTFANQAGLDLLETTLLALQDIMLDKILDEAGRKVLVSEFSKIMQQGFAYLPAGICVSSMGRPVSYEQAVAWKVLNDDDTNHCLAFMFVNWSFV is encoded by the exons ATGGATAGCAGCAAATATGTTAGGTACACTCCAGAGCAGGTGGAGGCTCTGGAGAGAGTGTATGCTGAGTGCCCAAAGCCCTCCTCTCTTAGGAGGCAACAGCTCATTAGGGAGTGCCCCATTCTCTCTAACATTGAGCCTAAACAGATCAAAGTCTGGTTCCAAAACAGAAG ATGCCgtgaaaaacaaagaaaagaagcTTCTCGTCTACAAACTGTTAACCGGAAGCTGACTGCTATGAACAAGCTTTTGATGGAAGAGAATGACCGTTTGCAGAAGCAGGTCTCTCAGCTAGTTTATGAGAATGGTTATATGAGAAACCAATTGCACACT GTTAACACTACGACCACAGATACCAGCTGTGAATCTGTGGTCGTGAGTGGTCAGCAGCAACAACAAAACCCAACACCCCAGCATCCTCAAAGGGATGCCAACAACCCAGCTGG CCTTCTCGCAATAGCTGAGGAGACCCTGGCAGAGTTCCTTGGAAAGGCTACTGGAACGGCTGTCGACTGGGTTCAGATGATTGGGATGAAG CCTGGTCCGGATTCCATTGGGATCGTTGCTGTTTCCCGCAACTGTAGCGGAGTAGCAGGACGAGCCTGTGGTCTTGTGAGCCTCGAGCCCACAAAG GTTGCTGAAATTCTAAAAGATCGTCCTTCCTGGTATCGTGATTGCCGTTGTCTTGATGTGCTGAGTGTACTCCCGACAGGGAATGGAGGGACGATTGAACTTATATACATGCAG acatatGCACCGACAACATTGGCGTCAGCTCGGGACTTTTGGACGCTCAGATATACTACGAGCTTGGAAGATGGCAGTCTTGTG ATATGCGAGAGATCTTTGACTTCTAAAACTGGTGGCCCGTCAGGAGCTCCTGCCACAAGCTTTGTGAGGGCAGAAATGCTACCGAGTGGCTATCTTATACGGCCTTGCGAGGGAGGGGGCTCCATTATTCACATTGTGGATCATGTTGATCTTGAT GCTTGGAGCGTTCCTGAAGTTCTGAGACCACTCTACGAGTCATCCAAGATTCTTGTACAGAAGATGACGATGGCT GCCTTGCGCCACATTCGACAAATTGCACAAGAAACGAGTGGAGAAATACAGTACAGTGGGGGCCGACAACCTGCAGTTTTGAGGGCTCTAAGTCAGAGACTATGCAG GGGATTCAATGATGCTGTTAACGGGTTTGTTGATGATGGATGGACGGTTCTAGGTAGTGATGGTGTAGAGGATGTAACCATTGCCATAAACTCGTCTCCGAGCAAATTTCTTGGTTCCCAGTATAATAATTTATCGATGCTTCCAACTTTTGGTGGAGTCCTGTGTGCAAGGGCGTCAATGCTGCTTCAG AATGTTCCCCCTGCTTTACTTGTTCGTTTCCTGAGGGAGCACCGTTCCGAGTGGGCCGACTATGGGGTCGATGCGTATTCTGCTGCTTCTCTTAAAGCTAGTCCATATGCTGTGCCTTGCGCAAGGCCCGGAGGCTTCCCTAGTAGCCAGGTCATTTTACCTCTCGCTCAGACTGTGGAGCACGAGGAG TTTCTGGAGGTGGTTCGTCTGGAGGGTCATGCCTTTTCTCCCGAGGACATAGCATTATCACGGGATATGTACTTGTTACAG CTATGCAGTGGCATTGATGAGAATGCTGCGGGAGCTTGTGCACAGCTTGTTTTTGCGCCAATTGATGAGTCTTTTGGCGATGATGCTCCTCTGCTCCCATCTGGTTTCCGTGTCATACCGTTGGAGCCAAAATCA GATGCACCCGGAACGACTCGAACCTTGGATTTAGCTTCTACCCTCGAAGCAGGAAACGGTGGAAGTACTCGTCCCCCTGGTGGTGAAGTTGAATCTAACAATAATTATAACCTCCGTTCTGTTCTGACAATTGCGTTCCAGTTTACTTTTGAGAACCATTATCGCGACAATGTTGCTGCTATGGCCCGTCAATATGTGCGTAGCATTGTAAGTTCTGTTCAGCGAGTGGCAATGGCCATCGCCCCGTCCCAACTCAGCTCCAATTTGACGCCAAGGCCATTACCTGGCTCCCCGGAAGCTATTACTTTGGCTCGATGGATCTGCAGGAGCTATAG AATGCATACTGGGAATGAACTGCTACAGTTAGAGTCACAAGCCGGTGATGCCGTTTTGAAACAACTCTGGCACCATTCCGATGCAATAATGTGCTGCTCCGTCAAAATGAAT GCTTCTGCAGTTTTCACATTTGCGAACCAGGCAGGGCTAGACTTGCTCGAAACCACTCTTCTCGCCCTCCAGGATATAATGCTTGATAAGATTCTAGATGAAGCTGGTCGGAAAGTTCTCGTCTCAGAGTTCTCGAAGATCATGCAGCAG GGGTTTGCGTATCTACCAGCCGGAATCTGCGTATCCAGCATGGGCAGGCCCGTGTCTTACGAACAAGCTGTCGCGTGGAAGGTTCTGAACGACGATGACACCAATCACTGCCTAGCTTTCATGTTCGTAAATTGGTCTTTCGTTTAA